One genomic window of Gracilinema caldarium DSM 7334 includes the following:
- a CDS encoding acyl-CoA dehydratase activase, with protein MNTKYPFLGIDCGSTTVKIVVLDADLQILDLLYAYHKGNPYGVIQQYLQNCPYQTFSLVSATSSTPYFVLADHRFENKICFIDGVKRRYPDVKNILLVGSEKFARIIFNDDGSYRKMKANSTCAAGTGSFLDQQAVRLAIESAGRLAELAAQSGPQTPRIASRCSVFAKTDLIHAQQEGWALSEISDGLCAGLARNIADTLFPAEQLASPTVMVGGVALNRRVVQHLSALAGAEIMVDESAALYGAIGAVQRALQVAGNEDTPRPPRSAAEILGKQEERRRYVHQPLEKNNANYPDFSSYKSYNQVTTRLGERNPVEIDLYVPLSQGTVPVYLGIDIGSTSTKAALLDENRNMLAGLYTRTAGDPIRAVQGLLEAMEAIEAQEGVNLDVRACATTGSGRKLIGAIIGADGVIDEITAHARAAVELDPQVDTIIEIGGQDSKFTVLKDGVVVFSQMNTVCAAGTGSFIEEQAVKLGVPIRDYALRALGHPAPATSDRCTVFMERDLNNYQNEGYAVEELLVATLFSVADNYLSKVAMEGSIGSHVVFQGATAKNKALVAAFEERLKRSIAVSPYCHLTGAMGAVLQTLDDQAAQAKTVGAAATLSAVPASSASAASAAAVTVPAADSASVATTVTATGAADAAGTKFRGLGLSRETIAQRNDVCNGCTNNCKLHIITVQGEEIVYGYLCGRGAGDRTFVSKNKSGFDLLRERRHLLEQAVQSVSRHNQGQNGQGKQSLTGRLSNAVVNFSTSTIDLFNDALHQAADSVLKIRVPAEKDTAQNSSQATGQSALSSIRIGIPRALYMQEDSRLWQYFFQSLGFTVVMGEDTSASIGTGKRIAGADFCAPISMIHGQVQGLLEKADYVFLPIYLEAPRHGETVPEAEERRFFYCNYSQYTPTLVSVATDQGNRILKPLIYSSFGNDSEAIFELREMLRPILAGRGIDVPVPSVLERLYRQIKAIKAAYNKALVDLYQRVRPETDEFAIILTGRPYTALSRGLNKGIPDMFAQHGLKVFFHDMFPSPEIHHHDALLQAYHWYYASRVIETALYCRTKSTMYPVLVTSFKCGPDSFAIETFKEILDKARKPYLILQIDEHDSAVGYETRIEAAVRAFRNHFHSVQSTSLHTGPAVIQPAPIPGGQTSSKPKAEKIPFPRNKTVLLPNWDPLVVELLAAALRGHGIDAHVLEEKSEYIQHAMTHNSGQCIPVSVIAYEVMKYIETRKLDPQNTVLWMVKALWPCNIPLYPLQIESILRKAGKGMEAVQVFTGDLTFMDVSARMTLDAYYAYALGGLLRKIGTRIRPYETLPGATDAFIASALEKCATTLEKRQPMVPVIKDIAAGLSFIPRKEGKRPKVALFGDFYVRDNDIFNQDLIRSIERAGGEVVTTSYVEYLKATVDAFFDRLLIERRYGPWLGYRAVMMAIASVEKSLERQTGLALSEGPWTNRRRQDAYRYFGIRPEMSGENYDNALKLLKILDEHPDLALFVQAAPAFCCASLVTEGMSKAIENLTGVPVLSITYDGTGAQKNDVVEPYLAKYGT; from the coding sequence ATGAATACGAAGTATCCCTTCTTAGGTATCGACTGCGGTTCTACCACAGTAAAAATCGTTGTGTTGGACGCGGATTTGCAGATCCTTGATTTACTGTATGCCTATCACAAGGGAAATCCCTATGGGGTAATTCAGCAGTACCTGCAGAATTGTCCCTATCAAACCTTTTCGCTGGTGAGTGCAACCTCCAGCACCCCCTATTTTGTGCTGGCAGACCATCGGTTTGAGAACAAAATCTGCTTTATCGATGGGGTTAAACGGCGTTACCCCGATGTGAAAAACATACTCCTTGTGGGTTCGGAAAAATTTGCCCGTATCATCTTTAATGATGATGGTTCATACCGGAAAATGAAGGCCAACTCCACCTGTGCGGCGGGGACTGGAAGTTTCCTCGACCAGCAGGCGGTGCGGCTTGCGATTGAGTCTGCAGGCCGGCTTGCAGAACTAGCCGCCCAGTCGGGGCCCCAGACACCCCGCATCGCAAGCCGCTGTTCTGTGTTTGCTAAAACTGACCTTATCCATGCTCAGCAGGAAGGCTGGGCCCTCTCGGAAATTTCTGACGGTCTCTGTGCAGGACTGGCCCGCAACATTGCGGATACCCTGTTCCCCGCGGAACAGCTTGCAAGCCCCACCGTCATGGTAGGCGGGGTTGCCCTGAACCGTCGGGTTGTACAGCACCTGTCGGCCCTTGCAGGGGCTGAGATTATGGTTGATGAATCGGCGGCCCTCTATGGTGCCATCGGGGCGGTTCAGCGGGCTCTGCAGGTTGCTGGCAACGAAGATACCCCCCGTCCGCCCAGATCTGCTGCAGAGATCCTGGGCAAACAGGAAGAACGACGGCGTTATGTGCATCAACCTTTGGAAAAGAACAATGCAAACTATCCGGACTTTAGTTCCTATAAAAGCTACAACCAGGTAACCACCCGGCTGGGTGAACGAAACCCGGTCGAAATTGATCTCTATGTCCCCCTTTCGCAGGGAACAGTGCCGGTATACCTGGGCATAGATATTGGTTCCACCAGCACCAAGGCGGCCCTGCTCGATGAAAACCGAAATATGCTGGCAGGGCTTTATACCAGGACCGCCGGGGACCCGATTCGGGCGGTGCAGGGACTTTTAGAGGCCATGGAAGCTATAGAAGCCCAGGAAGGGGTAAACCTTGATGTCCGTGCCTGTGCAACGACCGGATCGGGGCGAAAGCTGATCGGCGCCATTATCGGAGCCGACGGTGTTATCGACGAAATTACCGCCCATGCCCGGGCGGCGGTGGAACTGGATCCCCAGGTCGATACCATTATCGAGATCGGCGGCCAGGATTCCAAGTTTACGGTCCTTAAGGATGGGGTTGTCGTTTTCAGCCAGATGAATACGGTCTGTGCCGCAGGGACGGGAAGTTTTATAGAAGAACAGGCGGTGAAACTCGGAGTTCCCATCAGGGACTATGCCCTCAGGGCCCTGGGACATCCCGCACCGGCTACCAGTGACCGGTGTACCGTGTTTATGGAGCGGGACCTCAATAACTACCAGAACGAAGGTTACGCGGTAGAAGAACTCCTGGTGGCAACCCTCTTTTCGGTAGCCGATAACTACCTTTCCAAGGTGGCCATGGAAGGTTCCATCGGTTCCCATGTGGTGTTCCAGGGGGCCACCGCCAAAAACAAAGCTCTGGTGGCCGCCTTTGAGGAACGACTGAAGCGGTCCATCGCGGTCTCTCCCTACTGTCACCTGACGGGTGCCATGGGTGCGGTCCTGCAAACCCTGGACGACCAGGCCGCGCAGGCAAAAACTGTCGGCGCCGCGGCCACGCTTTCCGCCGTGCCTGCCTCCAGCGCCTCGGCCGCCAGCGCCGCAGCCGTTACCGTGCCCGCCGCCGACTCTGCGTCCGTCGCCACTACTGTGACCGCTACCGGCGCTGCGGACGCCGCGGGCACCAAATTCCGGGGCCTTGGGCTTTCCCGGGAAACCATTGCCCAACGGAACGATGTCTGTAACGGTTGTACCAATAACTGCAAGCTTCACATTATTACTGTTCAGGGCGAAGAAATTGTCTATGGCTACCTCTGCGGCCGCGGGGCCGGGGATCGGACCTTTGTCTCCAAGAATAAGTCCGGTTTTGACCTTTTGCGGGAACGGCGGCACCTTCTGGAACAGGCGGTGCAATCCGTATCGCGTCACAATCAGGGGCAGAACGGGCAGGGTAAGCAAAGCCTCACCGGTCGTCTTTCCAACGCGGTGGTGAACTTTTCTACCAGTACCATCGACCTCTTTAATGATGCCCTGCACCAGGCGGCGGATTCGGTGCTGAAAATCAGGGTTCCCGCTGAGAAAGATACCGCCCAAAACTCCAGTCAGGCCACAGGTCAGTCTGCCCTTTCATCAATCCGGATTGGTATTCCCCGGGCTTTGTATATGCAGGAAGACAGCCGCCTCTGGCAGTACTTTTTCCAGTCCCTGGGGTTCACGGTGGTGATGGGGGAAGATACCAGTGCTTCCATCGGAACGGGAAAGCGTATCGCCGGGGCAGATTTCTGCGCCCCCATCTCGATGATTCATGGTCAGGTGCAGGGTCTCCTGGAAAAGGCTGATTATGTGTTCCTCCCGATTTATCTCGAAGCTCCCCGGCATGGGGAAACTGTCCCAGAGGCTGAGGAACGTCGTTTCTTTTACTGTAACTATTCCCAGTACACCCCGACCCTGGTCAGTGTGGCCACCGATCAGGGAAATCGGATACTAAAGCCCCTCATATATTCAAGTTTCGGGAACGACAGCGAGGCAATTTTTGAACTGCGGGAAATGCTGCGGCCCATCCTTGCAGGCCGGGGTATCGATGTACCGGTCCCCTCGGTGCTGGAACGGCTCTATCGCCAGATAAAGGCGATAAAAGCCGCTTACAACAAAGCTCTGGTCGATTTATATCAGCGGGTACGGCCCGAAACAGACGAGTTTGCCATCATACTGACCGGAAGACCCTATACCGCTCTGAGCAGGGGCCTGAACAAGGGTATCCCGGATATGTTTGCCCAACATGGCCTTAAGGTGTTTTTCCATGATATGTTCCCCTCCCCAGAGATCCATCATCATGATGCCCTGCTCCAGGCCTATCACTGGTACTATGCCTCCCGGGTTATCGAAACGGCCCTCTATTGCCGGACGAAGTCCACCATGTATCCTGTACTGGTAACATCCTTTAAGTGTGGCCCCGATTCATTTGCCATAGAGACCTTTAAGGAAATCTTGGACAAGGCCCGAAAGCCCTATCTTATTCTTCAGATTGATGAACATGACTCGGCGGTGGGCTATGAGACCCGCATTGAGGCAGCTGTCCGGGCTTTCAGGAACCATTTCCATTCGGTACAGTCCACCTCGTTACACACTGGCCCGGCGGTCATCCAGCCAGCCCCGATTCCTGGCGGTCAGACCAGCAGTAAACCAAAAGCAGAAAAAATCCCCTTCCCGCGGAATAAGACGGTCCTCCTCCCCAACTGGGACCCCCTGGTGGTGGAACTTCTCGCCGCAGCCCTCCGGGGCCACGGTATCGATGCCCATGTGCTCGAAGAAAAGAGTGAGTATATTCAGCACGCCATGACCCATAATTCGGGTCAATGTATTCCCGTCAGTGTCATTGCCTATGAGGTGATGAAGTATATCGAGACCCGCAAGCTCGATCCTCAGAATACGGTGCTCTGGATGGTAAAGGCCCTCTGGCCCTGCAATATTCCCCTCTATCCTCTCCAGATTGAATCGATACTCCGTAAAGCAGGCAAGGGTATGGAAGCGGTTCAGGTCTTTACAGGAGACCTGACCTTTATGGATGTATCTGCCCGGATGACCCTGGATGCTTACTATGCTTATGCCCTGGGGGGCCTCTTGCGGAAAATTGGGACCCGGATTCGGCCCTACGAGACCTTGCCGGGGGCTACCGATGCCTTTATCGCCTCAGCATTAGAGAAGTGCGCCACTACCCTGGAAAAACGACAGCCCATGGTTCCCGTGATTAAGGATATTGCGGCGGGCCTGAGTTTTATTCCCCGCAAAGAGGGAAAGCGCCCCAAGGTTGCCCTCTTCGGAGACTTTTATGTCCGGGACAACGATATCTTTAACCAGGACTTAATCCGGTCCATCGAACGGGCCGGCGGCGAGGTGGTAACTACCTCCTATGTGGAATACCTGAAAGCCACGGTGGACGCCTTCTTTGATCGCCTGCTCATCGAGCGGCGTTACGGCCCCTGGCTCGGATACCGGGCCGTGATGATGGCCATCGCATCAGTAGAAAAATCCCTGGAACGGCAAACCGGCCTTGCCCTGAGCGAAGGGCCCTGGACCAATCGACGGCGGCAGGACGCCTACCGGTACTTTGGCATCCGGCCGGAAATGTCCGGAGAAAACTATGACAATGCCCTCAAACTGCTTAAGATTCTGGATGAACACCCGGACCTAGCCCTCTTTGTACAGGCAGCCCCTGCCTTCTGCTGTGCATCCCTTGTTACCGAAGGAATGAGCAAGGCCATCGAGAACCTGACCGGGGTCCCGGTCCTTTCCATCACCTATGATGGTACCGGTGCCCAGAAAAATGACGTGGTAGAACCCTACCTGGCCAAATACGGCACCTAA
- a CDS encoding alpha/beta hydrolase, with amino-acid sequence MFLNNNYLKQHRWQNKVVYGIWFCFIFITACANTKPLVDETNAYRVSLWNEVPQLSRESGPPGLSGISGTTGVTAEAGGEDINYDRISPLADYGRSLLENIFKTCRFCAEASGDGGGQSGSSSGDNSDDDLDAGGTGRAGALVYRLGWVPFREAPQRSADVQLFIQVLYKTTEYPRGTALLFHGYANDSSYMTGVAGALLNRNWAVVLVDLPGHGLSTGPRGDVTTFSDYGDMVQTVLDQVLPLFSDELPEPLIAFGHSTGALALVDYSIRYPNRFTRMVFYAPLIRPVWWHMARLGRWVLGPFVQKTRAFAKSPLGLRVFPVHWFDELVRWNIWAQKQTAIPLPPTRIIQPVHDRVVESTYNARFIQQRAVETDLIRIDGLSHFATDSRVPDSRLLEAIVSYFE; translated from the coding sequence GTGTTTCTAAACAATAATTATCTTAAACAACATAGGTGGCAAAACAAAGTTGTTTATGGGATATGGTTCTGTTTTATATTTATAACAGCATGTGCAAATACAAAACCTCTTGTTGATGAAACCAATGCATATCGGGTCTCCCTCTGGAATGAGGTTCCCCAATTGTCCCGGGAAAGCGGACCACCGGGGCTTAGCGGGATCTCCGGCACAACGGGGGTTACCGCTGAAGCAGGCGGCGAGGACATCAATTATGATAGAATCTCTCCCCTGGCGGATTATGGCCGTTCGCTCCTGGAAAATATCTTCAAAACCTGCAGGTTCTGTGCAGAAGCTTCAGGAGATGGAGGGGGACAGTCTGGTAGCTCCTCTGGCGACAATTCAGACGATGATCTTGACGCGGGTGGGACCGGCAGGGCGGGGGCCCTGGTCTATCGCCTGGGCTGGGTTCCTTTCCGGGAAGCACCCCAGCGGTCCGCGGATGTACAGCTTTTTATCCAGGTTCTTTATAAAACTACAGAATATCCCCGGGGGACAGCGTTGCTGTTCCATGGTTATGCCAACGATTCAAGTTACATGACCGGCGTTGCAGGGGCTCTGCTCAACCGCAACTGGGCGGTGGTTTTGGTTGACCTTCCTGGTCATGGGCTTTCGACAGGCCCGCGGGGAGACGTGACGACCTTTTCAGATTACGGCGATATGGTACAAACCGTACTTGACCAGGTACTCCCCCTGTTCTCTGATGAACTTCCCGAACCCCTTATTGCCTTTGGTCACAGTACTGGAGCCCTGGCTCTTGTTGACTACTCTATCCGTTATCCCAACCGATTTACCCGTATGGTGTTCTATGCACCTCTCATCCGTCCTGTCTGGTGGCATATGGCCCGTCTTGGCCGCTGGGTACTAGGTCCCTTTGTACAGAAAACCCGGGCCTTTGCAAAGTCACCTCTGGGGCTCCGGGTCTTTCCGGTCCATTGGTTTGATGAACTGGTGCGCTGGAACATCTGGGCACAGAAACAGACCGCTATACCCTTACCGCCCACCCGGATTATACAGCCCGTCCATGATAGGGTGGTCGAGAGTACTTATAATGCCCGCTTTATCCAACAACGGGCGGTAGAAACAGACCTGATCCGTATCGATGGCTTGAGTCACTTTGCCACCGATTCCCGTGTTCCAGACAGCCGGCTCCTGGAAGCTATAGTTTCATATTTTGAGTAA
- a CDS encoding ROK family transcriptional regulator — translation MRINNNNFQRNANISMVAQTIWRKPGISRIEIARELKLYRSTVTNIIQTLIDAQVVYEAEEGEVTSQGGRRPILLRINEHMGCVLGLELQIDRFRAVVVDVYGTTLHQIEGPVQNKDFPLAFSEVVERMRPVVESTRLPLLGICAGLPGIVNPDECIILKSDPFKLENYHFGKEVGCTYPVPVLIENDANCCAWEALARYRDPPLQDFLCVLIEHHGYNTTTGLGPGMGVGMALVLGGKLHYGKRYAAGEFTSVLWRPGDGSQFGMNFQEMARIQQDDGVYKTFIAELFESLKPVVSVFDPETMFLHGDICTRQDLVQTVYDEQLDGLKKVMDRVDCRLEFSSGGRMDVAHGAASMFLGKLFSVPELSDVRGYLRIDWDDVFTLIAQGHTRKEPSKQ, via the coding sequence ATGAGAATAAATAATAATAACTTTCAGCGGAATGCCAATATCTCAATGGTCGCCCAGACCATTTGGCGAAAACCTGGCATCAGCCGCATTGAGATAGCCCGAGAACTCAAGCTGTATCGTTCAACTGTAACTAACATTATCCAGACACTTATCGATGCCCAGGTAGTCTATGAAGCCGAAGAAGGAGAAGTTACGAGTCAGGGTGGTAGGCGCCCTATACTACTTAGAATTAATGAGCACATGGGATGTGTATTAGGCTTAGAACTACAGATTGATAGGTTCCGTGCGGTAGTTGTAGATGTCTATGGTACCACGTTGCATCAGATAGAAGGTCCCGTACAAAATAAAGATTTTCCCTTAGCCTTTAGTGAAGTAGTGGAACGGATGCGGCCGGTGGTAGAGAGCACTCGACTCCCCCTTTTAGGGATCTGTGCTGGCCTTCCAGGCATTGTTAACCCCGATGAATGCATCATTCTCAAGTCAGACCCTTTCAAATTGGAAAATTACCACTTCGGAAAGGAAGTCGGTTGTACCTATCCGGTACCGGTACTCATCGAGAATGATGCCAATTGCTGTGCCTGGGAAGCTCTGGCCCGGTATCGAGACCCACCATTACAGGACTTTCTCTGTGTATTGATAGAACATCATGGATACAATACGACCACCGGTCTTGGTCCTGGCATGGGAGTAGGTATGGCCTTGGTTCTTGGCGGAAAGCTCCATTATGGGAAACGCTATGCCGCAGGAGAGTTTACCAGTGTACTCTGGCGACCCGGCGACGGCAGCCAGTTTGGAATGAATTTTCAGGAAATGGCCCGGATTCAACAGGATGATGGGGTATACAAAACCTTTATTGCGGAACTTTTCGAGAGCTTAAAACCGGTGGTTTCTGTTTTTGATCCGGAAACAATGTTCCTCCATGGCGATATCTGTACCCGGCAAGACCTGGTACAAACTGTTTATGATGAACAGCTCGATGGATTAAAGAAAGTGATGGACCGGGTCGACTGCAGGCTCGAGTTTTCTTCCGGCGGCCGAATGGATGTCGCCCATGGGGCTGCCTCCATGTTCCTGGGAAAACTCTTTTCGGTGCCCGAACTTTCCGATGTTCGCGGGTACCTCAGAATCGACTGGGACGATGTGTTTACCCTGATTGCCCAGGGACATACCAGAAAAGAACCTAGCAAGCAATGA
- the nagA gene encoding N-acetylglucosamine-6-phosphate deacetylase — MGSLCLYNGTVLTGFAAMEHCAVLIEGGVISDVFSQRRFEQKRFSADVQLIDTGGTYIVPGFIDTHIHGFGGFGTDDASTESVVEMSRLLAGYGVTAFNPTLYPAEPKAMLEAVRKVSAAIGKESGAKIMGLHLEGPFISPERLGVQRPETLSPVDLSFMEQLWEASGGHIVNMTVAPELKNMRELALFCVKKGIVLQAGHTNANYENMVEGMQVGILHTTHLFNAMSKLDHRNPNAVGAVLIHPEMSCEIIADGVHVHPDLFTLLRRDKPIDKIVLVTDALKPTEQQTGPFIANGEEVLLRDGVFHRKIDDVIAGSSLTMIRGIQNLVRFGFSLEEAVKAASTNPAQVMRFARRGTIIPGNEADLVVFNSQFQVLATVVGGSLKKNLL, encoded by the coding sequence ATGGGATCATTGTGTTTATATAACGGTACCGTCCTCACCGGTTTTGCGGCCATGGAGCACTGTGCAGTGCTGATAGAAGGGGGCGTTATTTCCGATGTCTTTTCCCAGCGTCGTTTTGAACAAAAACGATTCAGCGCCGATGTTCAACTCATCGATACGGGCGGCACGTATATCGTACCGGGATTCATCGACACTCACATCCATGGCTTTGGCGGCTTTGGCACCGACGATGCAAGCACCGAATCGGTTGTGGAAATGTCCCGGCTCCTGGCAGGATACGGAGTCACCGCTTTTAATCCAACCCTCTACCCTGCGGAACCCAAGGCCATGCTCGAAGCAGTCAGAAAGGTATCCGCCGCTATAGGAAAGGAATCGGGAGCTAAAATCATGGGGCTTCACCTGGAAGGCCCCTTTATTTCACCGGAGCGGCTCGGGGTCCAGCGACCGGAAACCTTAAGCCCCGTAGACCTATCCTTTATGGAACAGCTCTGGGAAGCCTCCGGGGGCCACATTGTCAACATGACCGTTGCCCCAGAACTGAAAAACATGCGAGAACTGGCCCTGTTCTGCGTCAAAAAAGGAATTGTGTTACAGGCGGGCCACACCAATGCTAACTATGAAAACATGGTCGAGGGCATGCAGGTCGGGATCTTGCACACCACCCACCTCTTTAATGCCATGAGCAAACTGGACCACCGGAACCCAAACGCGGTTGGTGCGGTCCTTATCCACCCGGAGATGTCCTGCGAAATCATCGCCGACGGGGTTCATGTACATCCTGACCTCTTTACCCTGCTCCGCCGGGACAAGCCAATCGATAAGATTGTTCTCGTAACCGACGCATTAAAACCAACGGAACAACAAACGGGCCCCTTTATCGCCAATGGGGAAGAGGTCCTGCTGAGAGACGGAGTGTTCCATCGTAAGATTGATGATGTGATCGCCGGCTCGAGTCTTACCATGATTCGGGGCATCCAAAACCTGGTACGCTTTGGCTTCTCTTTGGAAGAAGCAGTCAAAGCCGCCAGCACCAATCCAGCCCAGGTCATGCGCTTTGCCCGCCGGGGAACCATCATTCCCGGAAACGAAGCAGACCTGGTGGTATTCAACAGCCAGTTTCAGGTCCTTGCCACCGTCGTTGGAGGCAGCCTTAAAAAGAATCTATTATAG
- the nagB gene encoding glucosamine-6-phosphate deaminase → MRLVIQPNYEAVSRWTAQYISQRIRDYKPTKTRPFVLGLPTGSSPLGVYKELITMYKAGEISFAHVVTFNMDEYLGLDAQHPQSYHRFMWENFFSHIDIDERNVHILNGMAPDPAKECADYEQAIAAAGGIELFLGGVGVDGHLAFNEPGSSLSSRTRDKELTLDTRLVNARFFNGDVSQVPVAALTVGIGTVLDAREVVVIANGHNKARALHAAIEGGINHMWPISALQMHQRAIIVCDDAATDELKVGTVRYFMDIEKANRIPG, encoded by the coding sequence ATGCGTCTTGTTATCCAGCCGAATTACGAAGCAGTCAGCCGATGGACCGCCCAGTACATTTCACAACGAATCAGAGATTATAAGCCGACCAAAACCAGGCCCTTTGTTCTTGGGCTTCCTACCGGATCAAGCCCCCTGGGGGTTTATAAGGAACTTATCACCATGTATAAGGCCGGGGAGATATCCTTTGCCCATGTGGTAACCTTTAATATGGATGAATATCTCGGCCTCGATGCCCAACACCCCCAGAGTTACCACCGTTTTATGTGGGAAAATTTCTTTTCTCATATCGATATTGATGAACGGAATGTCCATATTTTAAACGGTATGGCCCCGGATCCGGCCAAAGAATGCGCCGATTACGAACAGGCCATCGCGGCCGCTGGCGGTATTGAACTCTTCCTCGGAGGTGTAGGGGTCGACGGGCACCTGGCCTTTAACGAACCGGGCTCGTCCCTCTCCTCCCGAACCAGAGATAAGGAACTAACCCTGGATACCCGGCTTGTCAACGCCCGGTTTTTTAATGGGGATGTAAGCCAGGTGCCCGTCGCGGCCCTCACGGTCGGAATCGGCACCGTATTGGACGCCCGGGAAGTGGTCGTTATCGCCAACGGCCACAACAAGGCCCGGGCCCTCCATGCAGCTATCGAAGGAGGCATTAACCACATGTGGCCCATATCGGCCCTGCAGATGCACCAGCGGGCCATCATCGTCTGCGATGATGCGGCCACCGATGAGCTTAAGGTAGGTACAGTCCGCTACTTTATGGATATCGAAAAGGCAAACCGCATTCCCGGCTGA
- the mgtE gene encoding magnesium transporter: MLDQLIAPDIKALIEEGKFEEIAAFIEDRHPTEAAEILSGLPEDDVNLVLEKLPLQTAADIFCELPGSLQSHIAAKLNKNDLAKLVINLSPDDRVDLLKSLPEEQFDSVLPVLAKREREDIKKLASYKEGTAGSIMTTDYIALPADITVREALDKIRLEGPAKESIYTIFVLDEGRHLVGSVRLADLILSHPSKKLRDIMDGQVVAVQAEADQEEATYKFSRYDLVALPVVDTNGNLVGIITHDDALDVIEQERTEDMERFMAISGKHEDTNYLQTSIWTHFSHRVVWLIILAILGLVSGAILQSFESTLMNLMILAFYMPMLADTGGNTGSQSATVVVRALALKEINPKDILKVIWKEAQVGLLLALVLGVLAFLRVYFTSSGASIPESMNIINIGLAIGIALGIQVLSATIIGALLPLIAAAFGLDPALVASPALTTIVDISGLFIYFSTARLLLGI, from the coding sequence ATGCTGGATCAATTAATCGCGCCGGACATTAAGGCCCTCATCGAAGAGGGCAAATTCGAAGAAATTGCCGCATTTATCGAAGACCGACACCCCACAGAAGCCGCAGAAATTCTATCTGGACTCCCAGAGGACGATGTAAACCTCGTTTTGGAAAAACTTCCCCTCCAGACCGCCGCAGATATTTTCTGCGAACTACCAGGTTCCCTGCAATCCCATATTGCAGCAAAACTGAATAAAAACGACCTGGCCAAGCTAGTCATCAACCTTTCTCCGGACGACCGGGTCGACCTATTAAAATCCCTGCCGGAAGAACAGTTCGATTCGGTCCTCCCCGTCCTGGCCAAACGGGAACGGGAAGATATAAAGAAGCTGGCATCCTATAAGGAAGGCACAGCTGGCTCCATTATGACTACGGACTATATTGCTCTGCCGGCGGATATCACAGTCCGGGAAGCCCTGGATAAAATACGGCTGGAAGGTCCCGCTAAGGAATCTATTTATACCATTTTTGTCCTCGATGAAGGCCGCCACCTAGTAGGCTCTGTCCGCCTTGCGGATCTCATCCTCTCCCATCCTTCCAAAAAACTCCGGGACATTATGGATGGCCAGGTAGTTGCCGTTCAGGCAGAAGCGGACCAGGAAGAAGCAACCTATAAATTCTCCCGGTACGACCTGGTAGCACTGCCGGTGGTAGATACAAATGGAAATCTGGTGGGTATCATCACCCACGACGATGCCCTGGATGTTATTGAGCAGGAACGGACCGAAGACATGGAACGGTTCATGGCTATATCAGGAAAACATGAGGATACCAACTACCTACAAACATCCATTTGGACCCATTTCAGTCATCGGGTCGTTTGGCTTATCATTCTCGCTATTCTGGGATTGGTTTCAGGGGCTATCCTCCAGTCCTTTGAATCCACCCTTATGAACCTGATGATCCTCGCCTTCTATATGCCCATGCTGGCTGATACAGGAGGCAACACCGGAAGCCAGTCGGCTACTGTGGTGGTTCGAGCCCTGGCACTGAAAGAAATAAACCCAAAGGATATTCTTAAGGTAATCTGGAAAGAAGCCCAGGTCGGTCTTCTGCTCGCTCTAGTACTGGGGGTACTTGCGTTCCTCCGGGTATACTTTACCTCAAGCGGAGCAAGCATCCCCGAATCTATGAACATCATTAATATAGGGCTCGCCATCGGTATAGCCCTTGGGATTCAAGTTCTCAGTGCTACGATTATTGGGGCTCTTCTCCCCCTCATCGCAGCAGCCTTCGGGCTTGATCCGGCCCTCGTCGCAAGCCCTGCCTTAACCACCATTGTGGACATTTCGGGGCTCTTTATCTATTTCAGCACCGCCCGGCTTCTGCTCGGTATATAA
- the crcB gene encoding fluoride efflux transporter CrcB — translation MNILAVLLGGGTGAVSRYLLSRIISEHSTAPIPLGTLAVNLIGSFLIGFFFQAFKESTANPAFRLLVTTGFLGGFTTFSTYALETINLAEEHEVGYTLLNLALHNGLGLLAVLFGMISFSMLKSLLTGGFHA, via the coding sequence ATGAACATACTGGCAGTATTACTAGGCGGGGGCACTGGGGCTGTCTCCCGTTATCTCTTATCTCGTATCATCTCAGAACATTCCACTGCCCCCATACCTCTGGGGACTCTGGCAGTGAACCTTATCGGATCGTTCCTAATTGGCTTTTTCTTTCAGGCCTTTAAGGAATCCACCGCAAATCCTGCCTTCAGATTACTGGTAACCACAGGTTTTTTAGGAGGCTTTACCACCTTCTCAACCTATGCCCTGGAAACCATAAACCTGGCAGAGGAACATGAAGTCGGTTACACGCTGCTTAATCTTGCCCTCCACAATGGCTTAGGGCTCCTTGCGGTTCTTTTTGGCATGATATCCTTTTCTATGCTAAAATCATTGTTAACAGGAGGCTTCCATGCATAG